The DNA segment CTCCACGACGTGTCCGGCTCGCTCGGCTTCGAGCCCTACCTCGACTTCTCGTCGAAGATGCGCGAAGCGCTGCACGAGCGCGGCCGCATCATTCTCGACCAGTTCCTCGCGACGTGCGCCGAGCGCGGCGTCCGAGCGGACACCTATCTCGCAACCGGCATCGTCGCGAACGAGATCTGCGAGCAGGCTCGGACCGCCGATCTGGTCGTCGTCGGGCATCGCGGCGTGAACGAGCGCTTCTCGACCGGCCTCCTCGGAAGCACCACCGAGAGCGTCACCCGCAAGTGTCCGAAGCCGCTCTTCGTGTCGCCCTTGGAGTTCCGTGAGATCCGCCGCCCGCTCCTCGCCTACGACGGCAGCCAACGCGCCGCCGCCGCCATGCACGAAGCCGCCGAGCTGGCGACGGCGCTCGGCCTGCCGCTCACCGTCCTGCACGTCGGCAAGGAGGACGCCGCGACCGACCGCGTCGTCGACGAGGCGCGCCGCTATCTCGCGTCCCACAAGGTCGAGGCAACGTTCACTACCCGCCCCGGCCACGCCAACGAGGCCATCCTCGACGCCATGGCCGAGGGTGACCACGACCTCCTCCTGATCGGCGCCTACGGCCACAGCCGCATCATCGAAATGGTGCTCGGCAGCACGACCGAGTACGTGCTGCGGAACGCCACCGCCCCCGTCTTCCTCTGCCGCTGAACGCACGAAGGGCTCGCGGCCGTCCGTGGCCGCGAGCCCTTCGTGGCGTCGAGCCCGGAACGAAGCCGGGTCGAACGCTCAGCTGCCGGAGCTGATGAGCTCGGCGATGGTGAACTTGTCCTCGACCGTCCCGGCCTTGTCGCCCTGCGACCAATACCATCCGGGCTCCCCCGGGAAGCGGTGGCTCGGAAGCGCCGCCTTGGTGGCGTGCTGGAGCTGCATGTCGACCATGACGATGCAGGGGGTCAGCGTGGTCTCCTCCTCGTACTTCATCGCAGCGCCCGCGAAGGCCTCCTTCCGCTGCGTGAAGTTGTTGACCCAGATTTTCCAAAGCTGCCCGGCGCGGTCGTACATGTCCGTGAAGGGCACCTCGTAGACCTCCTTGTCGACGTAGAGGACGCGCTTCGAATACGCGTACTGCGGGAGCTTCGACTCGCCCTCGACCACCCACACCTTGCGCTTCTCCCATTCACCCTCGAACGACCAGTCGATCGCTCCGTCGTTCCACTTCACGGGGAAGTTCGTGGTGTGGAAGGCGCCGAGCATTTCCTTCTCGCCCAGGAACTTCCAGTTGGCCCAGGCGATCTGTCCGGCGTAGCCGCCGTAGCTGTCCTGGTCGGTGTCCTGGCCGAAGAGCGCGTCGGAACGCTGCGCGGTCGAGAGCCGGCGCACGCGGCGGAGCGACGGCAGGTAGAGCCAGCTGTCGTCCTGCTTCGCGGGGTCGAAATAACGGTAGTAGGTGAACCCGACGCCCTTCAGATCGAACGGCTCGATGAGCGGATGAAGCGTCTCCTTGAACTCGAACTTCTCGGTGTTCGGGATCTCCGGCTTCGGATCGACGTAGAGTCGCCCGACGTAGCGCAGCCGGCGGAAGTGGTCGACCAGGAAGTGGCGCTCGACCTGCAGCGGCCGATCGTCGGAGATCGGGCCGGTGTCGGCGTCGAAGTTCCGCAGATCGAGATCGTCCTCGAAGCCCGGACGGAAGTTGAAGTTCCACATGATCTTGTTCGCGACGTACTGGTCCCCGGTGTCGAGCTTCGGAAACGGCTGGCCCGCGACGTAGTTCTCGAGACCCTGGCCGTCCGGGCCGAGTTTCACCTGCGCCGAGAACTTCTCGGTCGCCTCCTTGTAGGCCTTCTTGAAGACGATGGGCTTGGAATCGATGATCTTCATCGGCCAGCCCTTCTGCACGCACCAGAACATGCCCGGCGACACGAGGTCCTTCACCTTGTCGGCGTTCGCCTTCGTGATGACGTCGCCGGGAGCGACCTGAGCGGCGACCGGCGCGGCCGTCAGCAATGCGATCGCGGCGACGGCGAGCGAGCTGCGCGTGAGATTCCGCATGAGATGTCC comes from the Deltaproteobacteria bacterium genome and includes:
- a CDS encoding universal stress protein, with the protein product MIKSILATLDGSEHAQTATRYAIWLAERLQATVVGMHVVDVVSIEGSGAFLHDVSGSLGFEPYLDFSSKMREALHERGRIILDQFLATCAERGVRADTYLATGIVANEICEQARTADLVVVGHRGVNERFSTGLLGSTTESVTRKCPKPLFVSPLEFREIRRPLLAYDGSQRAAAAMHEAAELATALGLPLTVLHVGKEDAATDRVVDEARRYLASHKVEATFTTRPGHANEAILDAMAEGDHDLLLIGAYGHSRIIEMVLGSTTEYVLRNATAPVFLCR
- a CDS encoding DUF1329 domain-containing protein, which codes for MRNLTRSSLAVAAIALLTAAPVAAQVAPGDVITKANADKVKDLVSPGMFWCVQKGWPMKIIDSKPIVFKKAYKEATEKFSAQVKLGPDGQGLENYVAGQPFPKLDTGDQYVANKIMWNFNFRPGFEDDLDLRNFDADTGPISDDRPLQVERHFLVDHFRRLRYVGRLYVDPKPEIPNTEKFEFKETLHPLIEPFDLKGVGFTYYRYFDPAKQDDSWLYLPSLRRVRRLSTAQRSDALFGQDTDQDSYGGYAGQIAWANWKFLGEKEMLGAFHTTNFPVKWNDGAIDWSFEGEWEKRKVWVVEGESKLPQYAYSKRVLYVDKEVYEVPFTDMYDRAGQLWKIWVNNFTQRKEAFAGAAMKYEEETTLTPCIVMVDMQLQHATKAALPSHRFPGEPGWYWSQGDKAGTVEDKFTIAELISSGS